Sequence from the Sphingobacteriaceae bacterium GW460-11-11-14-LB5 genome:
CAATTTCGAAATGATCTCCACCTGATCTTTCTTGGAAAGTTTTGAAATGGAAAATTCTAAAAACAGGATCAGGCGTTGTCGTTCATTAAAAATCCCGCCAACCTTGGCTAATTCACTGACATTTATTTCTCCATCCTCCGCTTTGGTAAATAGATTGAAAAAATGTCCGCCATTGTCTAAATGATTTATTGCTTCTGAAATGTTCTGATAAGGTTTAAGTTGTTCCATATATGGGCAGCAGTGATCGGGTTATTTTATCATTGAGCACCTTTTATTGCGGTGCGATTTATAGATGATTTTTATTACCTATTGTTACAAACTCAGGAAGCCTTAAATTTCAAATGGTCAAATAAATCTGGCCCTGGATCATCCGAAAAGTTTCTGAGACCTGGTATAATAACTGGTCCTTCCACTAATTTTCTCTGAAAAAACCTCTTCTCCCTTTTTGGTCTCTTTTATCTTCGCTCCGTGCACTTCCATAAAATCCCTGAGCTCACCGCGCAGTTCATCACCATTTTCTTTCGCGATTTTGTTGATTGCCTCCTTCAAGACCGAATGTATACACTCATTTAACCGCTTCACGTCCTGTTCCGGAATTGATCCCGCAACAGAGAAAGGCGAGATCCCGGCATGGTAAAGGATTTCATCGCCATAGGAATTCCCGATACCCCGCACCTTTTTCTGGTTCATCAAAAGCGTTTTGATCAGTGTTTTTTTTCCACTCAGGATTTTCTTTAATGAACTATAATCCAGTTCAAGTGCATCGGGCACATCATTTTCAGCTGGATTGAGTGTCGGGGTTGCTTGTTTCTGCATATCTGTGACAGCGAAACCCTCACCTCCCTTAAAAGTAAAGATCAGTATCGGGAACCTTGGTGGCTTATCTTCGAGTGCCACCAGTTCCCCTCTTAGCATCAGGTGTACGCCAAGTACGCGTCCTGCTCCAAAATGAAACTGCAAAGTTTTGCCCGAGCGTTTTACAGCGCTGAGCTTATGTCCTTCCAGTTGGCCTTTTAATTCCTGAGCAGAAACATTAAGCTTACCGGCCACTTCTACATCGATATTTTTCAGTACCTTTCCAACATACCTGCGGGTAAGGATGCGCGAGAAAACTTCAAGATCAGGGAGTTCAGCCATAAGGATTAGGATTTTATGTATTTTTTAATTTCTGAAAGATCGCTGCCCATGAGTACAATGGCTGCTTTAAGTTCACCTGTACTGATCTGAAACTGTTCTGCCCAGTACGTCAACTGCTTGGGATCTGCGCTATCGATGCTTCCCTCGCTGGATGCAAAATCTACCGCTTCAAGCTCATCTCTGTCTTCTTCTATTTCATGCTGCCCATTCACTTCGCTTTCCTGACCTTGCTGAAAGTAATGCCGCGCCCTTTTAAGACCGGTTGCAATTGCCGCTCTTTCTTCCATTCCCTGCGCTAAAAGTGCATTGGCTATCTCAACAGCTTTCTCCCTTAAAGTTTCAGGTTGGTTTTTATAGGATGGCGGATAATCCCTATTGTACCATGGCATAATCTTTCGTATTTACACTTAAAACATAGCTGATTAACGGAAAGTTTGATGGCCGGAAATAAAAAAGGCGGAGGTCCTTTTGGACTTCCGCCTTGACCTTCTCAGATCATTGTTTTTCATTCTGGTAAATGTGCTATAAAGACAGATTTCCCGCTCAATTGTTTTAGAAAAAATCAAAAAGCGCAGAGAAATATTTTAAACCTTTTTCTTTTTGCTTTTGATAAGGTTTCATTTTTTTTTCGGTCGGACAATCCTCAACAATATTTCATTCTCCGCTAACACTGATCTCTTGTTAAAGAAATTGTTTCCTGACCTGTTGGAAGAGTATCCTGTACTATCGCGATTGTCACCTCTCTAACAGCGAACAGAAAACCGCCATAACATTGGATAATAAGATTATCCAGAAATAATTGCCATTCTACCCATTCAGTGCATCAGCATTAAAATCAAAGTTGCAGGTAAACTAAACACCTTTTTGAATTTTCAGGTGGATCTGCATGATTAGGAATGAATACGGATTACCACAGAATAAATACCTAAACTTATTTCTGTTGTTTTTTTTGCAATAATCCCGCTAACTTAGGATACCAGACCAGAAATGAACATGCCTAAAATCCTGATCATCGAAGATGACCTCAGCAATGCCGACGTTATCCAGCAGATGTTAGAATCGGAAGATTTTGAGGTGGAGAGCATAAACAAACCCGGGGCTGTCGATCAATCAATAAAACGCTTTTCTCCCGACCTGATCGTAATGGACATTTTACTTGCCTCCGGCGACGGAAGGCTATTTTGTAATTCCATCAAAGAAAACCCAGACACAAATCACATTCCCATATTACTCATCACCGCTATGCTTGAATCAGAAATCCCGCGCATTCCATGCTTACCGGACGCCATCATGCTCAAACCCTTCGACTATCTGAAGCTGATTAAAACAGTAAAAACGCTACTACACACTTCAGGATAACATTCTTAAGGAAAGCTGAAAGGGCGTAATGCCCTAGAGCAGCTACAGAAAAACGAAGCTTTCTCGCCAGATTAAACAAAGAAATCATTCTAAAATTAGCATCAGCTAAAACTATTCTAAAAATAAACAGTTATCTATAAACCTATAAAACCAAATATCTATGAAGACCGCAACATTCAGCAACATGGTTACCGCCCATACTGATCAACTCTACGCCCACGCCATGAATTTCACAAGGGACACTGAAGATGCGAACGACCTTGTTCAGGATACATTGATCAAGGCTTTAAGGTTTAAAGAGGGGTTTGAGCAGGGGTCCAATTTTAAAGGATGGCTATTTGTGATCATGCGGAATACCTTCATCAACGATTATCGTAAAAAAGCAAAGAAAAATTCAATCATTACCATTGAAGAAGAGCTCAGTAGCGCACAACTTGCGGGCAACGCGTCACTTAACGGAGCTGAACATAAGTTCGCCATGCAGGATATTAACAATGCACTCCACCGCTTACCCGAAGCACACCGTTTGCCATTTGTGAGATATGTTGAAGGTTATAAATACCATGAAATTGCCGATGAACTGGGAATACCACTGGGAACAGTAAAAACACATATCCACCAGGCGAGGCTTGAACTTAAAAAAACGCTAAAAATTTATCGGTAAGAATCAAGTTCAAACGATGTATTTATCTCTGCATTCAAACCACTGATCCGGTGCCACAGCACCTGCCTTTTTATTAATAAAATAATTTCCATGCCCTAATATGCAATGGACCACTTGCTGTCGTTTAACTGACCAGCAAAATTAACGCTTTAGCCAATAGCTTACCCACTAGCATCATAGCCGGACATGAAGACACAGGATATATTGATCTATCTAAGCAACTGTATCTCCGCAAGGTTTTCGGTCAGCGTGGGCATCATTTGTTCTGCCCAGTCCCTTAACCTGGGGTCTTTAGCGCCTGTTGGGGAAACTGCCCTTACATGAATCGAGATGAGTTGCTGATCCGATTCAATGGTCATCCTCACCAGTTCCTTCTTAAAATTATCCCCTGCCAATTTTCTCAATCTGATCAGTCTTTCCATGTTTTCATCGCCGATCGCCGTGGATGAGTCTTCGGCAAACACCCCGACAACCGAATTCAGCTCGGACATATATTTTTTTGACTTTTCTATCCTTTGTTTTGCTATTTCAGGAAAACGCACATGACTGGTAATTTTGGAAAGCTCCTCATTTAAAAGCTGTTGGTACTTCTGTTCAGAAACCGCCATTGCATAGAAGGCTTCAGAGCTGAGCGCGTATGCCCCAGTATCCTCCTTATGGCAGGATGTACAAAGCAACCAGCAACAGAAAAATGCCTGCATTATGCGCCAGTAGTTAAGCGAAAAAAGGTTGGCTTGAAATGAATATTGAGTATCCATAGTGGTCTGTTTTATCCGCAAAAGCATTTTATCTTCTGACTAAGATGCGTTGCTAAGAAACAGGTAAAGCGGCAGGCAAAGGCGAAGTTTAACTAAGAGGATATAAAATTTAGCCCGGCCTGTTGCCAGGCTAATTCATTAACTTAAGGTTTTAAAACAACCTTAACACAGTCCTCTTCTTTATTATCAAAAATCTTATAGCCGTGTGCAGCATCCTCGAGCGGAAGTGTGTGGGTAATGATGTCATCCAGCACCACTTTCCCCTCGTTCACCAGCCCGATAAGTTTATCAATATAATTGAGTACTGGAGCCTGTCCCTGTTTAATGGTAATGCCCTTATCAAAAATCCTGAAAAGCGGGAAATTGTCATAAGGAGAACCATAAACGCCCATAATAGATACTGTTCCCATCCTGCGCACAGCCTCAAAACACATTTCCAGCACCTTAATAGATCCTTTCTCAAAATGTACCGTCGCTTTCACCTTATCGAAAAAGCTACGTTCCGGTTCAAAGCCAACGGCATCTACGCAGAGGTCAGCTCCCCGGCCACCAGTCATTTCCCTTATAGCCTCTACTACATCGACTTTATGTGGATTGAGGATATCGACATTATTTACTGCCTTAGCTTTTTCCAACCTGTAATCCAGGGGATCAATGGCAATTACCCTGCTGGCACCATTTATCCATGCTGCCTTCTGGGCCATCAGACCGACAGGTCCTGATCCAAAAATGGCAACCACCTCTCCTCCCTTGAGCTGTGCCCAATCAATAGCCGACCAACCGGTAGGAAAAATGTCCGTTAGGAACAATGCCTGCTCATCACTCAGATGCTCCGGAACAATACGCGGACTGATGTCGGCATAAGGAACACGGACATATTGTGCCTGTCCACCTGAATAACCGCCATACAGATCAGTATAACCAAACAATGCGGCACCTTTCTGGCTCATCATATCGCCATTGGGACCGTAGTTTTTAAAATTCGAAGTTTCGCAAGCCGGAGATGCCTCATGGGTACAGAAAAAACACTTACCGCATGAGATAGGAAAAGGAACTACGACGCGGTCTCCACGCTTGAGATTGGTGATCGAAGCACCTACTTCTTCTACTATCCCCATAAATTCATGTCCCATGATCAATGGGTCTTTCTGTGGTACTGCGCCGCTCAGGATATGAAGATCCGACCCGCAGATCGCAGTTGAGGTAACTTTCAAAATTACATCCCGGGGATCCAGAATTTTCGGATCAGGTACATAGTCCACCCGGATATCTCCAGGTTTGTGAAATACTGCTGCTTTCATAGTCTTGATTTTAGATACGATTTATGATTAAGCCTTGATAATCACCTTCGGCCTTAAAGAAGCAACAATAAAAAATCAGCTATAGTTTAGTCAATTTCACATTTTAAAGAAATAGGACTGTTCGCCATAACGGCCTTTAATTTAATTACTGATAGTTGACGAGCTGAAAAGATAATCCGAACCAAAGTCTCAATTATTTGTTTTTGGGTTATATTTCAAAGTATCAACATGGAACAACGACCAACGAATATGACCAAAGAAGCTCTACAGGCGCTAAAGCAAAAGTTCGAAGATGGGATGATAGACTCTGTGTGGAGCGAAAATGGAGAATTAACTTACATCATCAAAGATGGACTGGATCTAAATGAATACGCACTGGCCGCGAAACAGATACTCGAAAGTGAAGGCGATATTGCACACGATTTCACTGGCAAAGTCACCAATGAATCGAAATCCGCGTCTGCGAAATTTGAATATCGCTCGGGCTGGTTTCTGGACGGGCTGGCAGATGGTGAAATAGAGTAGCGATAACCGCTTCAAATCATAACACCTGCTCCATCCCTACTCGTAAATGGAGCAGGTGCTGGTCTTAGAGGAACGGCGCGGAGTTCAAACATCCAACACCGTTCCTGCGATAATATCTAATGAGAAGATTATCAGCGATCACAGCCATGGCCAAGGCCCGACATTGCCGGTATGCCAGCCATAGTTAATCAAAAAGTGTCAGGTCAGGTCCAGATCGGCGGTTGTTATCTTCATCCTTATTTCTTGCATTATTGATTTTGGGATCAACCTGCCAGCCCCTTAAAAGCTCATTACTTACCGGGTGCAACGCCTTTAGACGCTCCGTTACCGGAAGTTCCCGGTCAAGCCAGATTGCGCTTTCCGCTTGTGATAGGATACAGGGCATACGGTCATGGATTTTGGCTATAAATTCATTTGCAGGTTGCATAATCATCGTACAGGATGGAATAACAATGCCTGTCTTAGGATCTTTCCAACTGTCCCAATAGCCCGCCAGCAATAATACCTCACGGTCTTCACGTTCAAAGAAATAAGGCTGTTTAACCTTACTATTGCGGTCCCATTCATAAAAGCCCTCCACCACAAAAACGCAATGCCTCCTGCCAATCAGGGTGCGGTAACTTGGAAGGGCAAACATGGTCTCAATCCTGCAGTAAGTCGTGCTGAATTTAGGTACCTCTTTCGAATCAGCTGGAATAAGTCCCCATTTTACATAATGCAGTTTTCCAGGCCTGGCATCCAGTATCACGGGCATATCTGTCCCAGGGGGGCGATTGGTATCTTTTTCTTTCGATTCACCACCCAAGATTACCCCGGCTTTTGCAGCCATTGTCATGCTCTCGCCAATCAGTGTCCTTCCACACATATCTTTCCTTTCTTTTTATTTTACTTTTATAATGTCAGCCCAGCGTGTAGTATAACCTTTTGAAAGGTACTCATGCTTTAAACGCCACTTTTTCTCATACCCTTCAGTGGCCATGCGTATAGTCCCGCGACCATAGGCAAGGTTCAGCCTGTCAAGCACCGCCGATACCGAATCTTTCTTTCCACCATCATGATCTGAAAACATATTTAGCTGAAGCTCGCTTTCAGGAACCAGGCCAGTAGCAATTACCCCAGCCTTTCTGTATTTATTGCCATATTGAAAGAGTTTTTTTGCTACAGTGACCGCAATTTTGACCAAATCTGAAGTATTATTACTAGCCACCAGCAATTTATGGGTGTGCACCGGAAAATGCTGGGGATGATCTTCCCTATTCTTATTGGTATAGAGAAAAACCTGCAGATATAGACAGCGGAGCTTTTGGGCCCGCAGCTTTTCAGCCAGGCATGAGGCATACAGCGTAACCGCCTCGGCAAGGACATCCGGCTGCTCAATATAGTTCCTGAAAGAGCGGCTGACAGTAATTCCTTTTTTAGCTTCTCTGACCTCCTCTAAAGGAATGGCCGGTTTCCCCCAGAGTTCATTCCACATCCGTTGCCCCATTACAGTCATGTGCTGCTTGAACCACATCTCGGGCATATCCCGCAGCTGGGCTACCGTTTTTATCTCTAGCTCCTCGAATTTCTTATAATACTGCCTGCCTACTCCCCAAAGTTCATGCACCGGAAAATCGGCTACTGCATGATTTATCTTCTCCTCACTGTCCAAAACCATTACACCATTGTTCTTTTTGGCCAGTTTATTGGCTAGTTTGGCCAGTGTTTTAGTTGGCGCCACCCCAATCGATACCGGGATCCCTGTATTGTGGATAACAGATTTCCTGATTTCTGGCGCATATCTTTCCAGGTCAGCCACCCCGCCAAGCCAGCCAAAAGCCTCATCTATACTATAGACATCCAGGCGTGGAAACCACCTGCCCAGATGGTTCATCACCCGCTCACTCATATCGCCGTATAAAACATAATTGCTTGAGAACACCTGGATATCAAACTTTTTGATCAGGTCCCTGACCAAAAACTCCGGATCGCCCATTTTGATGCCACATAGTTTAGCCTCCTCACTCCGGGCAATCACGCATCCATCATTATTGCTTAGCACAACAACCGGTTTACCGTTAAGTTCGGGGCGGAAAAGCCTTTCGGCCGAAGCGTAAAAGTTATTACAATCACAAAGCGCAAACATGATTGTACCTCCCTACCCTTAATGTTTTTGGTAATACATTCCTGCAGATTACCGAAACTACACCCCAGATTTGCAGCAGCCCTATTTCTGTTTCCTTAACTGAATCCAGGCCGTTAATGAGCATCGGAACATTTTCTTCGATCAGGTATAAGCGGCATGAAAAGTTTCCACTAATAAAAGCAACCACCACAGCTCCCTCAAGGGCTTTGAGTGACTTATCGATCACTAATATATCTCCATCATTTATCCCGTAGGCAGACATTGCATCACCCTGCATCTGAAAGTAAAAGGTAGAATGCGGATCAACGACTAACTTTTCTGTAATATCCAACCTGCCTTCCAGATAATCTGACGCCGGAGACTGGAATCCCGAAATTTTCTGTTCTGCTCTTTTCTCAAACGACCTGATCATAAACCCATTGCCTTAATGCATCACAAAATTATACTAAAATTTTTAGCATTTAAAATCAAGGGCTTATTTAAAACACAACCGGCAGGAATATTAAGAAGATTGCCTTTCTTTATTCCTACCACTGTAGATCATTGGTTTGCCTAAGTGTAGCAAGACATATCGAAAAGCGTAGCGGGGGAATCCAAATACTTGCAGCTCATCCATAAATTACTACTTTTGGCGCTGTCTATGTTGTCACCAATAAGTTTTGAAAATGAGCACCTTATTATCCATCCATTCCGGCCCCAGGAAATGGACAGGCTAGCTGAGCTGTCAAATGATGTTTTCGAAATCCTTTCTGATGAGCTCACGCTAAAGTTTATTCCTAAGAAACGGCTTGAAAGTATCCCCCAGGCTGAAGGCTTTTTAAAATCCAGGTTGCTAAGCCACTACAGCGGAAAGAATTTTTTTCATTTCATTACAAGAAAATCTGCACAAAAGGTCATCGGCATCATTGAACTCATCAGCCCGGATTTGGCTATGGAACACTATCAACTTAAAACTTACCCATACTTTATAGAATTTTACCTTTCTTCCTCGGCTACGGGTTGTTATATCATGACTGAGCTATTGCCCGTGGTTATCGAATGTCTTTCTGATCAGGGAATCAGTCATATCGGTGCGGTTGTTCACAGAAAAAACACAGCTGCGACAAAAGTGCTCAAAAATGCAAAATTTACCTATCAAGGCCAATTTGATATCTTTCAGGACTTTTATGAAATAAACCCTTCCGCTATGCAGCTCAATCCGCAAGATAATCAAGCTTAATGGCTGGCTTTGCCAGCGGATATCAATCTCATTTGCACGAGTTAAAATTACTATGGTTTAAATAACTGGATCAGCCTTTTTTGTCCGGGACAGTATAAATGCGGTGACTAATGCCCCTGCTAAATAATACCCGATGGTAAGCAGCTTTACTCTTGTATTCCGCGCTACAGGGCGCTCGTCAAGTCCCATTGGTGCCGGCAAAGCGATCGCCCCCAGTCC
This genomic interval carries:
- a CDS encoding formamidopyrimidine-DNA glycosylase, giving the protein MAELPDLEVFSRILTRRYVGKVLKNIDVEVAGKLNVSAQELKGQLEGHKLSAVKRSGKTLQFHFGAGRVLGVHLMLRGELVALEDKPPRFPILIFTFKGGEGFAVTDMQKQATPTLNPAENDVPDALELDYSSLKKILSGKKTLIKTLLMNQKKVRGIGNSYGDEILYHAGISPFSVAGSIPEQDVKRLNECIHSVLKEAINKIAKENGDELRGELRDFMEVHGAKIKETKKGEEVFSEKISGRTSYYTRSQKLFG
- a CDS encoding RNA polymerase subunit sigma: MKTATFSNMVTAHTDQLYAHAMNFTRDTEDANDLVQDTLIKALRFKEGFEQGSNFKGWLFVIMRNTFINDYRKKAKKNSIITIEEELSSAQLAGNASLNGAEHKFAMQDINNALHRLPEAHRLPFVRYVEGYKYHEIADELGIPLGTVKTHIHQARLELKKTLKIYR
- a CDS encoding glutathione-dependent formaldehyde dehydrogenase translates to MKAAVFHKPGDIRVDYVPDPKILDPRDVILKVTSTAICGSDLHILSGAVPQKDPLIMGHEFMGIVEEVGASITNLKRGDRVVVPFPISCGKCFFCTHEASPACETSNFKNYGPNGDMMSQKGAALFGYTDLYGGYSGGQAQYVRVPYADISPRIVPEHLSDEQALFLTDIFPTGWSAIDWAQLKGGEVVAIFGSGPVGLMAQKAAWINGASRVIAIDPLDYRLEKAKAVNNVDILNPHKVDVVEAIREMTGGRGADLCVDAVGFEPERSFFDKVKATVHFEKGSIKVLEMCFEAVRRMGTVSIMGVYGSPYDNFPLFRIFDKGITIKQGQAPVLNYIDKLIGLVNEGKVVLDDIITHTLPLEDAAHGYKIFDNKEEDCVKVVLKP